In the genome of Nitrospira sp., the window CCACAGGCTGCCTCAGCCATCGCCCTTGAGCGGCCGACTCTTGCTCAGCGGGAGGCTCTCATGACGCTCCTCTCGCTGGCGTTCAAACTGGATATTGAAGACCGATCCATGTTGGCCCGCGAATTCGACTTTCTTCATCATCTCGTCGCTCGGGTCCCTGTTCGTCGCTTGATCATTCCGGACTCATTCGAAGCTCTGCCCCACGTGCGGGCGGGCATTCTCCACGATCTGAGAACAGCATGTTGACCTTGCCGTTCGTACATTCTTTTCTGACGGCCCTTTTGACGGATACCTGGTCTGAAACAAACCAACCTGCCCTCGTCCCACACGATGCTTGGGAGACCGTCGTTGAAGAAGCCATCACGCAACGAATGGCCCCTCTCCTCCTTTGTTGGCTCAGCCATCCCACCCACCGACATGAAATCCCTCTCCGGTTACTGAATGTTCTCAAGCAACAGGTGGCTCTGCACACAGCCTGGCATTTGCTCTTGGTAAAACAACTCCGAGACATCCTGGCTACGTGTGAACAGCAGGGCATTGCCTGTGTTCCAATTCGTGGACCGGTGTTGGCCGAACACTTGTATGGTAATGGCTCGACCCGCCAGATGGATGATCTGGACTTCCTCGTTCATCGCGAGGATCTCACTGCGCTCAAGGACATCCTCCAGCACCTTGGCTATACGAACCACGAACATCGGCCTGGCTTTCTAGAGACCTTCTCCTATTCACTGGAATTCGTTCATCCAAATCATGGTTTCCTGGTGGAACCTCATTGGACTCTGGCTTACCCACCGTTTATCGGCGTTGCCGCCATGGAACCGGTGTGGACACGGGTCAGGAGACAGCAATGGGCAGGGGGCAATACCTGGGCCCTTAGCAATGAAGATCTTCTGCTCCATCTCTGCCTTCACCTCCATCATAAAGGGCGGCAGGCTCCGCTCCTGTGGTTTTATGAGTTGCATAGCGTGATCCAGCGGCAGAGCTCAACGCTCGACTGGAACACCCTCATGCATCAGGCGCGGCTCATGGAGCAGACTCAGGCAGTCTATGACGTCCTCACGATCGTGACGGAAACTTTTCATTCGCCCGTACCTGAAGCAGTGACGAGACAGCTCGCCACCAACGTGCACGGTGCTTCTTCGCCTTTGTCGTTGATGGGCTGCAATCAGATCCTCGCTCGGTCGTCTCTCAGCGGACGAGAAGAGCTTGTACTTCTCTGTTCTCTTGAAAGCCTTCACCAACAATTCCACTACCTCTCCGCCCTCCTCTTTCCCTCTGCCCAATTCATGACGCGGCGATATGGAGCCTCCACTCGCATAGGTCTCATCGGATCCTACCTCGCTAGATTCTTCCATATAGGGGCTGAAGGCCTTCGCTGTGCCGTCGCATGGATCGGCACCATCGTCGCCACAGGACCGAGCTCATCCCTCCGCCGATAGATTTCATGTTCTGAGCAGGCGATAATCCCGCGCATCCTTTTGCGCGAATTCTTCGTCGAGTGCAGGGAGAGTGCTATAGTGATGACCGGTTCACGGATCACCACCTCGATCACCACCAGCAACATTCTATGGAGACATCCTCTCAGCTCGTCGCCTCGGCCATTGACCCTAAACTAGTGGCTCGAGTCGCCAAAGGCGAAGTCCACGCCTTTAACCAGCTCTACGATCAATCCAGTACTGTGCTCTTCAGCCTGGCACTGCGTATTCTCGACAACCGTGAAGAAGCAGCCGACGTTCTTCAAGAGATCTACCTCAATGTCTGGAGAAAGGTCGTTCGTTACGATGTCGGTCGAGGCACTCCCATCGCCTGGCTCATCACGCTGACCCGCAACCGGGCGATCGACCGATTGCGGGCACGCGGCCCTCGTACCCTCCGCCAGATGGCCCCGTCCATGGATGACGCCCAGCGGAGCCAAGTTGCCGACCCAAGTTCCGATACTTTTGATTCACCGGCCGACCAAGAGTTGCGAAATCTGGTCCGAGCGGCGTGGGTGAGCTTGCCGCAGGTCCAACAGCAGGTGATTGAGCTGGCTTACTATAAGGGCTTTCCCGATGCGGAGATCGCGGCGCATTTGAATCAGCCGGTGGAAGCGGTGAAGACTTGCATCGCCCTCGGCATGTCGCAACTGCTTGAATCATTGCAAGCATCTTGGGAAGAAGCGGAAGCGGTATGACACATCACGAGTTGGAAGCCGCTGTTCCGCTCTACGCGATCGGAGCGCTTGAACGGGTTGAGCGGCAGGCCCTGGAGGCCCATCTGCTCGCAGGATGTATCCCTTGCCGCACGAGGCTGAAAGCGTATCAGTCGGTAGCAGTGACGTTGCCGTTCGGGCTCGTCATCACGACTCCTCCCCGAACCTTAAAGAATAGGATTCTGTCGTCCCGTGTGTCGTCCCCCGCCACTGAGTCAGAAACCCCATCACGGTCCAAGCCAAGTCTTGAGCCGGGCGAATGGATGAATCACCTCTTCCCGCCGTCATCTCCACCTGCCACACCATTCGGCTGGGCGTTGGGAATGGTCATCCTCGTGGTCCTGATCATGCTGTCGTTTTTTGGATGGAACGCCTCCACCCAAGTGACCGAAGACATGGAGAAGGTGGCTCAACTACAGTCTCAAGCGGTAGAAACTGGCTCTAAGCTGGCAACTCTCCAACAGCAGCTCAGCGAACGCGAAGAAATACTCACGCAGATCCGGGAAGAACTTCAGCGCCGCATGGCCGAACTCGCAGAGGTGAAAGACCAGTTGATTCAGCGGGAAGCCGAGTTAGAAGAACTGAAAGTAATGCTGGCTCAGAGAAGAGGCCGATGAGTGCAAACTCCATAGGTTAAACCATCGACCCCTCTTTCTCCTACTCTGCTGCTCCTCCGCCTTGAAAACCAATCCGCTCTCACGCTGCTTCCCCTCTTCTGTCACTCTCTCCAGTTCTCATGCTAGTATGTGCAGCGATCAGCAAGGACTCCTCGACCGCACACTCGATGCAACAAGCACACGATTCCCACTACATGGAGCTGGCGCTTCAGCAGGCGAAGCTTGCAGCGCCGATCGGGGAAGTCCCGATCGGCGCAGTCCTCGTGCACAACCAGGAAGTGATCGCGGCCGGTCACAACTACCGGGAAATTTCGCAGGACCCGACAGCGCATGCGGAAATGATCGTGATCCGGAAAGCGGCTGAACGGCTGCAGACATGGCGCCTCACTGACACAACATTGTACGTCACGCTCGAACCCTGCCCGATGTGCGCTGGAGCAATAATGCAGGCCCGCATCGCGCGGCTTGTGTTCGGGGCTTGGGATCCCAAAGCCGGAGCTTGCGGATCGATCTTTGACATTCCAGCCGAGCGCCGACTCAATCACCGAGTGCAAGTGTTGGGAGGCCTGCTCGAACAGGAGAGCCGCGAGCTCCTACAGAAGTTCTTTCGAGCTCAAAGAAGTGCTTTTTCGGAGAGCGCTCCCCCAAAGTCGACCGCCTAGCACCGAAACCAAACCGGCAGGCATTTTCGGCACCGGAAGAACATGCGCCCTCCCCCGTCTGTTTGTGGGATCATGAATTTTGCTTTGGACGGATCAATCTGGCTATACTCGCTCCGACCATACCTCTAGTTCGGTGGTCATGCCTGCTGTC includes:
- a CDS encoding nucleotidyltransferase family protein — translated: MLTLPFVHSFLTALLTDTWSETNQPALVPHDAWETVVEEAITQRMAPLLLCWLSHPTHRHEIPLRLLNVLKQQVALHTAWHLLLVKQLRDILATCEQQGIACVPIRGPVLAEHLYGNGSTRQMDDLDFLVHREDLTALKDILQHLGYTNHEHRPGFLETFSYSLEFVHPNHGFLVEPHWTLAYPPFIGVAAMEPVWTRVRRQQWAGGNTWALSNEDLLLHLCLHLHHKGRQAPLLWFYELHSVIQRQSSTLDWNTLMHQARLMEQTQAVYDVLTIVTETFHSPVPEAVTRQLATNVHGASSPLSLMGCNQILARSSLSGREELVLLCSLESLHQQFHYLSALLFPSAQFMTRRYGASTRIGLIGSYLARFFHIGAEGLRCAVAWIGTIVATGPSSSLRR
- a CDS encoding sigma-70 family RNA polymerase sigma factor encodes the protein METSSQLVASAIDPKLVARVAKGEVHAFNQLYDQSSTVLFSLALRILDNREEAADVLQEIYLNVWRKVVRYDVGRGTPIAWLITLTRNRAIDRLRARGPRTLRQMAPSMDDAQRSQVADPSSDTFDSPADQELRNLVRAAWVSLPQVQQQVIELAYYKGFPDAEIAAHLNQPVEAVKTCIALGMSQLLESLQASWEEAEAV
- the tadA gene encoding tRNA adenosine(34) deaminase TadA encodes the protein MQQAHDSHYMELALQQAKLAAPIGEVPIGAVLVHNQEVIAAGHNYREISQDPTAHAEMIVIRKAAERLQTWRLTDTTLYVTLEPCPMCAGAIMQARIARLVFGAWDPKAGACGSIFDIPAERRLNHRVQVLGGLLEQESRELLQKFFRAQRSAFSESAPPKSTA